A region from the uncultured Bacteroides sp. genome encodes:
- a CDS encoding DUF2156 domain-containing protein, with amino-acid sequence MIVFSDITLQDKTTITSFTMNSNRRNCDLSFSNLCSWRFIYDTKFAIVDDFLVFKFRSDGKLFYMMPVGKGNVRKVLDDLIEDAHQEKEPFCMLGVCSGMRAELEDIMPEQFTFISNRDYADYIYLRNDLATLKGKKFQSKRNHINNFKKKYTYQYIPITPDRIQECLALEAEWYSMNGSNKQDGTLNERRAITYALQHFEELGLSGGMLYVENKAVAFTFGMPINKDTFGVHVEKADITVDGAYTMINYEFANHIPEQFIYMNREEDLGIEGLRKAKLSYQPNIILEKHMACLKEDNHEH; translated from the coding sequence ATGATAGTATTTAGTGATATTACTTTGCAAGACAAAACTACGATTACCTCCTTTACGATGAACAGCAACCGACGAAATTGCGATCTTTCTTTTTCTAATTTATGTAGCTGGAGGTTTATTTATGATACAAAGTTTGCCATCGTCGACGATTTTCTGGTTTTCAAATTCCGGTCTGACGGAAAGTTATTTTATATGATGCCCGTAGGTAAAGGTAATGTAAGAAAGGTTTTAGATGATCTGATTGAAGATGCCCACCAAGAAAAAGAGCCTTTTTGTATGTTGGGAGTCTGCTCCGGAATGCGAGCCGAACTAGAGGACATCATGCCCGAACAATTTACGTTTATTTCTAACAGAGATTATGCCGATTATATATATTTGCGCAACGACTTGGCTACGCTGAAAGGGAAAAAATTTCAGTCGAAAAGGAACCACATCAACAATTTCAAGAAGAAATACACATATCAATACATCCCCATTACCCCCGATCGCATTCAGGAATGCCTTGCTCTTGAAGCCGAATGGTATAGTATGAACGGCTCCAACAAGCAAGACGGAACATTAAATGAGCGACGAGCCATTACATACGCTCTTCAGCATTTCGAAGAATTGGGACTTTCGGGCGGCATGCTTTATGTAGAGAATAAAGCGGTGGCATTTACTTTCGGTATGCCCATTAACAAAGATACATTCGGTGTACACGTAGAGAAAGCCGATATAACAGTAGATGGCGCTTATACTATGATCAATTATGAATTTGCCAATCATATTCCGGAACAGTTTATCTACATGAACCGCGAAGAAGATCTGGGTATAGAGGGGTTAAGAAAAGCAAAACTCTCTTATCAACCGAATATTATTCTGGAAAAGCACATGGCTTGTTTAAAGGAAGATAACCATGAACATTAA
- a CDS encoding LrgB family protein, with the protein MSYLENKFFLLAITFGLYFFAKILQKKTGLILLNPILLTIATIIIFLKVFNISFETYNEGGHLIEFWLKPAVVALGVPLYLQLETIKKQLLPIILSQLAGCIVGVISVVLIAKLMGATQDVILSLAPKSVTTPIAMEVTKTIGGIPSLTAAVVVCVGLLGAILGFKTLHLLKINSPIAQSLSMGTAAHAVGTSTAMDVSSKYGAYASLGLTLNGIFTALLTPTILRFLGLL; encoded by the coding sequence ATGAGTTACTTAGAAAATAAGTTTTTTCTGCTTGCCATTACATTCGGCCTTTATTTTTTCGCTAAGATTCTACAAAAAAAGACCGGATTAATTTTATTGAATCCAATTTTACTGACTATTGCCACCATCATCATATTTCTAAAGGTGTTCAATATTAGTTTTGAGACATATAACGAAGGCGGACACCTCATTGAGTTCTGGCTTAAACCTGCTGTTGTAGCACTTGGGGTTCCTCTATACCTGCAACTGGAAACTATAAAAAAACAGCTATTACCTATTATATTATCACAACTGGCGGGATGTATTGTCGGCGTCATTTCTGTTGTGCTGATAGCAAAACTAATGGGAGCCACACAAGATGTAATACTCTCACTCGCACCTAAATCAGTAACGACCCCCATTGCTATGGAAGTTACAAAAACAATCGGAGGTATACCTTCGCTAACGGCAGCAGTTGTAGTCTGCGTGGGATTACTCGGCGCTATTTTGGGATTTAAAACATTGCACTTACTCAAAATCAATAGCCCCATAGCACAAAGTTTGTCTATGGGCACTGCGGCACATGCCGTAGGCACATCAACGGCTATGGATGTAAGCAGCAAATACGGAGCATATGCCAGTCTGGGGTTAACGTTGAACGGTATATTTACCGCCCTTCTTACGCCAACTATACTACGTTTTCTGGGCTTGCTATAA
- a CDS encoding CidA/LrgA family protein, which yields MIRQCTILFGCLALGELIVFFTGVKLPSSIIGMLLLTLFLKLGWIKLKWVQGMSDFLVANLGFFFVPPGVALMLYFDIITAEFWPIAIATLVSTILVLVVTGWVHQLIRKIR from the coding sequence ATGATACGTCAGTGCACTATTCTATTCGGCTGTTTAGCTTTAGGAGAATTAATTGTTTTTTTCACAGGAGTCAAACTCCCTTCAAGTATCATAGGAATGTTACTACTCACACTATTCTTAAAGCTCGGATGGATTAAGCTTAAGTGGGTTCAAGGCATGTCCGACTTCTTGGTAGCCAACCTTGGTTTTTTCTTTGTCCCGCCAGGCGTAGCTTTGATGCTTTATTTCGATATTATCACTGCAGAGTTCTGGCCTATTGCAATAGCCACGCTAGTCAGCACTATCTTAGTTCTTGTCGTTACCGGATGGGTACACCAATTAATACGTAAAATCAGATGA
- the pta gene encoding phosphate acetyltransferase produces MDLISEIIARAKANRQRIVLPEGTEERTLKAADQVLEDEVADLIILGNLVEIKKLATQWGLKNIDKATIVDPENQPKKEEYAQLLFELRQKKGMTIEEAHKLVLDPLYLGCLMVKSGDADGQLAGARNTTGNVLRPALQIIKTVPGITCVSGAMLLISKNTQYGENGVLVMGDVAVTPVPDAEQLAQIAVSTARTATAVAGIKDPRVAMLSFSTKGSAKHEVVDKVVEAYELAKKLDPSLKIDGELQADAALVPSIGASKAPGSEIAGHANVLIVPNLEVGNIGYKIAQRLGNVDAIGPILQGIARPVNDLSRGCSIDDVYKMIAITATQAIATKSTK; encoded by the coding sequence ATGGATTTAATTAGCGAAATTATTGCGCGTGCGAAAGCGAATCGCCAACGCATTGTTCTTCCTGAAGGAACGGAAGAGCGCACTTTGAAGGCTGCCGATCAAGTTTTGGAAGACGAGGTAGCCGATTTGATTATTTTGGGTAATTTGGTTGAAATAAAGAAATTAGCTACCCAGTGGGGATTGAAGAACATTGATAAAGCTACAATCGTTGACCCCGAAAATCAGCCCAAGAAAGAAGAGTACGCTCAGCTCCTTTTTGAGCTACGTCAGAAGAAAGGTATGACAATTGAAGAGGCTCACAAGTTAGTTCTTGATCCTCTGTATCTGGGTTGCCTGATGGTAAAAAGCGGAGATGCCGACGGGCAACTGGCCGGTGCACGTAATACGACAGGCAATGTACTTCGTCCTGCCTTACAAATAATAAAGACTGTTCCCGGAATTACTTGTGTATCAGGTGCAATGCTTCTTATTTCTAAAAATACTCAGTATGGTGAGAATGGAGTGCTTGTAATGGGCGATGTGGCTGTTACTCCGGTTCCCGATGCTGAACAACTGGCTCAGATAGCAGTCTCTACTGCACGTACAGCTACTGCTGTTGCCGGCATTAAAGACCCCAGAGTAGCGATGCTTAGTTTCTCTACCAAAGGTTCTGCGAAACACGAAGTTGTAGATAAGGTTGTGGAAGCTTATGAGTTGGCTAAGAAACTTGATCCTTCATTAAAAATAGATGGTGAGTTGCAGGCTGATGCTGCCTTGGTTCCTTCTATTGGAGCTAGTAAAGCTCCGGGATCTGAAATTGCAGGTCATGCTAATGTACTTATTGTTCCTAATCTGGAGGTTGGTAATATCGGTTATAAAATAGCCCAACGTTTAGGTAATGTGGATGCTATAGGCCCTATTCTTCAGGGTATTGCACGTCCGGTGAATGATCTTTCACGTGGATGTTCTATCGATGATGTTTATAAAATGATAGCAATTACTGCTACTCAGGCTATTGCTACTAAAAGCACAAAATAA
- a CDS encoding acetate kinase, with product MKILVLNCGSSSIKYKLFDMDSKEVMAQGGIERIGLQGSFLKFTLPSGEKKKLEREIPEHTVGIEFILKTLVSEEYGCIKSLNEITAVGHRVVHGGEKFNSSVLITDAVIKQMIQCSELAPLHNPANLKGIYTITKLLPEVPQIGVFDTAFHQTMPDYAYMYALPYELYTKYGVRRYGFHGTSHRYVSARVCEFLDVNPVGQRIITCHIGNGGSITAIKDGKSMDTSMGLTPVEGLMMGTRSGDIDAGALTFIMEKEGLDAVGLSDLVNKKSGVLGIFEVSSDMRELEEAVARGEKRALLTENMYFYRIKKYIGAYAAALGGVDIIVFTGGVGENQATCRAGVCSGLEFMGVKIDEAHNAKVRGIETIISTPDSKVKVVVIPTDEEFMIASDTMAILSR from the coding sequence ATGAAAATATTAGTATTGAATTGTGGCAGCTCATCCATTAAGTACAAGTTGTTCGATATGGATAGTAAGGAAGTAATGGCTCAGGGCGGAATTGAAAGAATTGGTTTGCAGGGATCTTTCTTAAAGTTTACGTTGCCCAGTGGTGAGAAGAAAAAACTTGAACGCGAAATACCTGAACATACCGTAGGCATCGAATTTATCCTCAAAACATTGGTTAGTGAGGAATACGGTTGTATCAAGTCACTTAATGAGATTACGGCAGTGGGACATCGCGTTGTTCACGGAGGTGAGAAGTTTAACTCATCGGTACTCATCACCGACGCTGTTATTAAGCAGATGATTCAATGCTCGGAACTTGCTCCATTGCATAATCCAGCTAATTTAAAGGGAATTTATACAATAACCAAATTGTTGCCTGAGGTTCCTCAGATTGGCGTATTTGATACGGCTTTTCATCAAACGATGCCTGACTACGCTTACATGTATGCTCTTCCTTATGAATTATATACAAAATACGGTGTCCGCAGATACGGATTTCACGGAACCAGTCATCGATATGTCTCAGCTCGTGTATGCGAGTTTTTGGATGTGAATCCGGTAGGACAACGCATTATTACTTGCCATATAGGCAATGGGGGGTCTATTACAGCAATTAAAGACGGTAAGTCTATGGATACTTCAATGGGCTTGACACCGGTTGAAGGATTGATGATGGGTACTCGTTCGGGCGATATTGATGCCGGGGCACTGACTTTTATTATGGAGAAGGAAGGGCTTGATGCAGTTGGCCTTTCAGATTTAGTTAATAAAAAGAGCGGTGTGTTGGGCATTTTTGAGGTTTCCTCGGATATGCGCGAACTGGAGGAAGCGGTTGCAAGAGGGGAAAAACGTGCTTTGCTGACAGAGAATATGTATTTCTATCGTATCAAGAAATATATCGGAGCTTATGCTGCTGCCCTTGGTGGGGTCGATATTATTGTCTTTACGGGTGGCGTTGGCGAAAACCAGGCTACTTGTCGTGCCGGAGTTTGTTCTGGACTTGAGTTTATGGGCGTAAAGATAGATGAAGCTCACAATGCAAAGGTTCGTGGCATAGAAACGATTATTAGTACACCAGATTCAAAAGTGAAAGTGGTTGTTATTCCTACGGATGAAGAGTTTATGATTGCTTCGGACACAATGGCTATTCTGAGCAGGTAG